One Oncorhynchus kisutch isolate 150728-3 linkage group LG11, Okis_V2, whole genome shotgun sequence genomic region harbors:
- the LOC109900047 gene encoding neuronal pentraxin-2 isoform X2 — protein MLSLLRLLCFYALGLGYEKLVRGQDDNPDTGARFLCRAMTIGADTCLVPVVREPNTAAQEEVLRNTVMQLSETVLQQKESIVNQLGTINELTTKLSLCESASEEGKYESGGSWSKNNQNTMGDLPRDPNDTIDNLGKTMQSLKDRLENLEQQQRANMSGALFPSELRDLLQHRLGDLEKQLLSKVNNLEEEKSLLYNETTAHRQKTESTLNSLLTRINELEKGGSGFKSPEQFKLVLPLRTNYLYGRMAKSLPEMYSFTLCMWLRSSAGPGIGTPFSYGVSGQANEIVLMEWGNNPIELLINDKVAQLPLSVRDGRWQHICITWTTRDGLWEAYQDGQKLGAGDNLAPWHCIKPGGAIILGQEQDVVGGRFDATQAFVGELSQVNIWDKVLKPADILTMANCSSYTPGNVVSWLDSDVEVFGGGAAKLPLEICQDRLSETES, from the exons ATGTTATCTCTGTTGAGATTGTTGTGTTTTTACGCACTGGGCCTGGGCTATGAGAAGCTTGTGCGTGGACAGGATGACAATCCGGATACGGGAGCCCGGTTCCTATGCCGAGCCATGACCATTGGCGCTGACACTTGTTTGGTCCCCGTAGTTCGCGAACCAAACACGGCGGCTCAGGAGGAAGTGTTGAGGAACACAGTCATGCAGCTCAGTGAAACGGTTCTCCAACAGAAAGAGTCGATAGTCAACCAACTTGGGACCATAAACGAGCTGACCACCAAGCTCTCCCTCTGCGAGTCAGCCTCCGAGGAAGGGAAGTATGAAAGTGGTGGATCTTGGAGTAAAAATAATCAGAACACAATGGGAGATTTACCCAGAGATCCCAATGATACAATCGACAACCTCGGTAAAACCATGCAGAGTCTGAAGGACCGACTGGAGAACCTAGAG cagcagcagagagcaaACATGTCGGGAGCGTTGTTCCCCAGCGAGCTGCGAGACCTGCTGCAGCACAGGCTGGGAGACCTGGAAAAACAGCTGCTCAGTAAGGTCAACAACCTGGAAGAAGAGAAGTCTCTGCTCTACAACGAGACCACAGCCCACAGGCAGAAGACAGAGAGCACCCTCAACTCCCTGCTGACCAGGATCAATGAGCTGGAGAAAG GTGGCAGTGGGTTCAAGTCCCCCGAGCAGTTTAAGCTGGTCCTCCCCCTGCGTACTAACTATCTGTACGGCCGCATGGCCAAGAGCCTTCCTGAGATGTACTCTTTCACTCTGTGCATGTGGCTGCGGTCCAGCGCCGGCCCTGGCATAGGCACCCCCTTCTCCTATGGGGTGTCAGGACAGGCCAATGAGATTGTCCTCATGGAGTGGGGCAACAACCCCATAGAGCTGCTCATCAATGACAAG GTGGCTCAGCTGCCTCTATCAGTGCGTGATGGGAGGTGGCAACACATCTGTATCACCTGGACCACCAGGGATGGTCTGTGGGAAGCCTACCAGGATGGTCAGAAGCTGGGGGCAGGGGATAACCTGGCCCCCTGGCACTGCATCAAGCCTGGAGGAGCCATCATACTGGGGCAGGAACAG GACGTGGTGGGCGGGCGCTTTGACGCCACACAGGCCTTTGTGGGCGAGCTGAGCCAGGTTAACATCTGGGACAAGGTCCTGAAGCCAGCCGACATCCTTACCATGGCCAACTGTTCCTCCTACACCCCCGGGAACGTGGTGTCCTGGCTGGACAGTGATGTGGAGGTGTTTGGAGGGGGAGCAGCCAAATTGCCTCTAGAGATATGCCAGGACCGGCTGTCTGAGACTGAGTCTTAG
- the LOC109900047 gene encoding neuronal pentraxin-2 isoform X1 has translation MLSLLRLLCFYALGLGYEKLVRGQDDNPDTGARFLCRAMTIGADTCLVPVVREPNTAAQEEVLRNTVMQLSETVLQQKESIVNQLGTINELTTKLSLCESASEEGKYESGGSWSKNNQNTMGDLPRDPNDTIDNLGKTMQSLKDRLENLEQQQQRANMSGALFPSELRDLLQHRLGDLEKQLLSKVNNLEEEKSLLYNETTAHRQKTESTLNSLLTRINELEKGGSGFKSPEQFKLVLPLRTNYLYGRMAKSLPEMYSFTLCMWLRSSAGPGIGTPFSYGVSGQANEIVLMEWGNNPIELLINDKVAQLPLSVRDGRWQHICITWTTRDGLWEAYQDGQKLGAGDNLAPWHCIKPGGAIILGQEQDVVGGRFDATQAFVGELSQVNIWDKVLKPADILTMANCSSYTPGNVVSWLDSDVEVFGGGAAKLPLEICQDRLSETES, from the exons ATGTTATCTCTGTTGAGATTGTTGTGTTTTTACGCACTGGGCCTGGGCTATGAGAAGCTTGTGCGTGGACAGGATGACAATCCGGATACGGGAGCCCGGTTCCTATGCCGAGCCATGACCATTGGCGCTGACACTTGTTTGGTCCCCGTAGTTCGCGAACCAAACACGGCGGCTCAGGAGGAAGTGTTGAGGAACACAGTCATGCAGCTCAGTGAAACGGTTCTCCAACAGAAAGAGTCGATAGTCAACCAACTTGGGACCATAAACGAGCTGACCACCAAGCTCTCCCTCTGCGAGTCAGCCTCCGAGGAAGGGAAGTATGAAAGTGGTGGATCTTGGAGTAAAAATAATCAGAACACAATGGGAGATTTACCCAGAGATCCCAATGATACAATCGACAACCTCGGTAAAACCATGCAGAGTCTGAAGGACCGACTGGAGAACCTAGAG cagcagcagcagagagcaaACATGTCGGGAGCGTTGTTCCCCAGCGAGCTGCGAGACCTGCTGCAGCACAGGCTGGGAGACCTGGAAAAACAGCTGCTCAGTAAGGTCAACAACCTGGAAGAAGAGAAGTCTCTGCTCTACAACGAGACCACAGCCCACAGGCAGAAGACAGAGAGCACCCTCAACTCCCTGCTGACCAGGATCAATGAGCTGGAGAAAG GTGGCAGTGGGTTCAAGTCCCCCGAGCAGTTTAAGCTGGTCCTCCCCCTGCGTACTAACTATCTGTACGGCCGCATGGCCAAGAGCCTTCCTGAGATGTACTCTTTCACTCTGTGCATGTGGCTGCGGTCCAGCGCCGGCCCTGGCATAGGCACCCCCTTCTCCTATGGGGTGTCAGGACAGGCCAATGAGATTGTCCTCATGGAGTGGGGCAACAACCCCATAGAGCTGCTCATCAATGACAAG GTGGCTCAGCTGCCTCTATCAGTGCGTGATGGGAGGTGGCAACACATCTGTATCACCTGGACCACCAGGGATGGTCTGTGGGAAGCCTACCAGGATGGTCAGAAGCTGGGGGCAGGGGATAACCTGGCCCCCTGGCACTGCATCAAGCCTGGAGGAGCCATCATACTGGGGCAGGAACAG GACGTGGTGGGCGGGCGCTTTGACGCCACACAGGCCTTTGTGGGCGAGCTGAGCCAGGTTAACATCTGGGACAAGGTCCTGAAGCCAGCCGACATCCTTACCATGGCCAACTGTTCCTCCTACACCCCCGGGAACGTGGTGTCCTGGCTGGACAGTGATGTGGAGGTGTTTGGAGGGGGAGCAGCCAAATTGCCTCTAGAGATATGCCAGGACCGGCTGTCTGAGACTGAGTCTTAG